The following are from one region of the Paramagnetospirillum magnetotacticum MS-1 genome:
- the mobB gene encoding molybdopterin-guanine dinucleotide biosynthesis protein B, which produces MKVFGISGRSGMGKTSLIIRLVPWFRAKGITISTVKQAHEAFDVDKKGKDSYEHREAGATEVMIASARRWALMHEYRDETEYTMEQLLARMSPVDLVLVEGFRQWPHPRLEVWRAEGGKPPFWPEDDRMLALVSDHDVADCPLPQLNLDDTDAIGGLITGTVGL; this is translated from the coding sequence ATGAAGGTGTTTGGCATCTCCGGGCGCTCCGGGATGGGCAAGACCTCGCTGATCATCCGGCTGGTTCCCTGGTTTCGGGCCAAAGGAATCACCATCTCCACGGTCAAGCAGGCGCACGAGGCCTTCGACGTGGACAAAAAGGGCAAGGATTCCTATGAGCATCGGGAAGCCGGAGCCACCGAGGTGATGATCGCCTCGGCCCGGCGCTGGGCGCTGATGCACGAATATCGCGACGAGACCGAATACACCATGGAACAGTTGCTGGCCCGGATGAGCCCGGTGGATCTGGTCCTGGTGGAGGGTTTTCGCCAATGGCCCCATCCGCGCCTGGAAGTCTGGCGGGCCGAGGGGGGCAAGCCGCCCTTCTGGCCCGAGGATGATCGCATGTTGGCCCTGGTGAGCGACCATGATGTGGCGGATTGCCCGCTGCCCCAACTGAACTTGGACGACACCGATGCC
- the pgsA gene encoding CDP-diacylglycerol--glycerol-3-phosphate 3-phosphatidyltransferase, protein MLTSLPNLLTLSRIVVIPLVVGLFYVDGAAARWAACTLFVAAAITDWFDGYLARSWNQVSKFGRFLDPIADKLLVASVLFMLAAFDRLSTVSFLPALVIVLREILVSGLREFLAEVRVGMPVSKLAKWKTAIQMTAIPVLLVGDAATFMPTRLVGEVGLWLAAILTIITGWDYLRSGMRHMGETPE, encoded by the coding sequence ATGCTGACCAGCCTGCCCAACCTGCTGACTCTTTCGCGGATCGTCGTGATTCCGCTGGTGGTCGGGCTGTTCTATGTGGACGGCGCCGCCGCCCGCTGGGCCGCCTGCACCCTGTTCGTGGCCGCCGCCATCACCGACTGGTTCGACGGCTATCTGGCCCGGTCGTGGAATCAGGTGTCCAAGTTCGGGCGTTTCCTCGACCCCATCGCCGATAAGCTGCTGGTGGCTTCGGTGCTGTTCATGCTGGCGGCCTTCGACCGCCTCAGCACGGTGTCCTTCCTGCCCGCCCTGGTCATCGTGCTGCGCGAGATCCTGGTCTCGGGCCTGCGCGAATTCCTGGCCGAGGTGCGTGTCGGCATGCCGGTGTCCAAACTGGCCAAGTGGAAGACCGCCATCCAGATGACCGCAATCCCCGTCCTGCTGGTGGGCGACGCCGCCACCTTCATGCCCACCCGGCTGGTGGGCGAGGTGGGGCTGTGGTTGGCCGCCATTCTGACCATCATCACCGGCTGGGACTATCTGCGGTCGGGCATGCGCCACATGGGGGAAACGCCGGAATGA
- the uvrC gene encoding excinuclease ABC subunit UvrC → MTEMDSSATPLAAGVGVIAQVVATLTGAPGVYRMLNGKGDVLYVGKAKSLKKRVVAYTKPERMPLRIQRMIAETASMEVVTTRTEVEALLLESNLIKSLGPRYNILLKDDKSFPHILITDDHDWPQVLKHRGARNRKGEYFGPFASAGAVNQTLAALQRAFLLRSCSDSVFASRTRPCLLFQIKRCSAPCVERIGRDAYLGLVEEARAFLSGQSRRIQHDLTARMESAAEDMEYEAAAVFRDRIRALTRIQAHQDINPAEVEEADVVALHQAGDGVCIQVFFFRSGCNYGSRAYFPIHAQGEEAPEIMAAFLGQFYADKMPPREILLSLEPAEADIVAQALSEKAGRKVTLSVPKRGDRTRLVEHAQDNARDALGRRMAESGAQRKLLDGVAELFGMETPPERIEVYDNSHIQGSDAVGAMIVAGPDGLMKSAYRKFNIRSTDLTPGDDFAMMREVLTRRFARAQKEDPDRDRGLWPDLALIDGGKGQLNAALGVLEELGIDDVLLVGIAKGPDRNAGKERFFLAGKEPISLEMRHPVLYFLQRLRDEAHRFAIGTHRARRSKGLVQSTLDALPGIGPKRKKALLHHFGSAKAVAEAGLPDLESVEGISHAMAKKIHDYFHPEG, encoded by the coding sequence GTGACCGAGATGGACAGTTCCGCCACGCCCCTGGCCGCCGGGGTGGGTGTTATCGCTCAGGTGGTGGCGACTCTGACCGGGGCTCCGGGTGTTTACCGCATGCTCAACGGCAAGGGCGACGTCCTCTATGTGGGCAAGGCCAAGAGCCTGAAGAAGCGGGTGGTGGCCTATACCAAGCCCGAGCGCATGCCGTTGCGCATCCAGCGCATGATTGCCGAGACCGCTTCCATGGAGGTGGTGACCACCCGGACCGAGGTGGAAGCGCTGCTTTTGGAAAGCAACCTGATCAAGAGCCTGGGGCCGCGCTACAACATCCTGCTCAAGGATGACAAAAGCTTTCCCCATATTCTGATCACCGATGATCACGACTGGCCGCAGGTTTTGAAGCATCGCGGCGCGCGCAATCGCAAGGGCGAGTATTTCGGTCCCTTCGCTTCCGCTGGCGCGGTCAATCAGACTCTGGCGGCGCTGCAGCGCGCCTTCCTGCTGCGCTCGTGCTCGGATTCGGTCTTCGCGTCGCGCACCCGTCCGTGCCTGCTGTTCCAGATCAAGCGGTGCAGCGCGCCTTGCGTCGAGCGCATCGGCCGCGACGCGTATCTGGGGCTGGTGGAGGAGGCGAGGGCGTTCCTCTCGGGCCAAAGCCGCCGCATTCAGCACGATCTCACCGCGCGCATGGAAAGCGCGGCCGAGGATATGGAATACGAGGCGGCGGCGGTGTTCCGCGACCGTATCCGCGCCCTGACCCGCATTCAGGCCCATCAGGACATCAACCCCGCCGAGGTGGAGGAGGCCGACGTGGTCGCCCTGCATCAGGCGGGCGACGGGGTGTGCATTCAGGTCTTCTTCTTCCGCTCGGGCTGCAATTACGGCAGCCGCGCCTATTTCCCCATTCATGCCCAGGGCGAGGAGGCCCCCGAGATCATGGCCGCCTTCCTGGGGCAGTTCTATGCCGACAAAATGCCGCCCAGGGAGATCCTGCTGTCCCTGGAGCCCGCCGAGGCGGACATCGTCGCCCAGGCTCTGTCGGAGAAGGCCGGGCGCAAGGTGACTTTGTCGGTCCCGAAGCGCGGAGACCGGACGCGGTTGGTGGAGCACGCCCAGGACAATGCCCGCGATGCCCTGGGGCGGCGCATGGCGGAAAGCGGGGCGCAACGTAAATTGCTCGACGGCGTGGCCGAACTGTTCGGGATGGAAACCCCGCCCGAGCGGATCGAAGTCTACGACAATTCCCACATCCAGGGCTCGGACGCGGTGGGCGCCATGATCGTCGCCGGGCCCGACGGTCTGATGAAATCGGCCTATCGCAAGTTCAACATCCGCTCCACCGATCTTACTCCCGGCGACGATTTCGCCATGATGCGCGAAGTGCTGACCCGGCGCTTTGCCCGTGCCCAGAAGGAAGATCCCGACCGCGACCGGGGGCTGTGGCCCGATCTGGCGCTGATCGACGGCGGCAAGGGCCAGCTGAATGCCGCCCTGGGCGTGCTGGAGGAATTGGGAATCGACGACGTCTTGCTGGTGGGCATCGCCAAGGGCCCTGACCGCAATGCCGGCAAAGAGCGCTTCTTCCTGGCGGGCAAGGAGCCCATCAGCCTGGAGATGCGTCATCCGGTACTCTACTTCCTTCAAAGGCTCAGGGACGAGGCCCATCGCTTCGCCATCGGCACCCACCGAGCCCGGCGTTCCAAGGGGCTGGTGCAGTCTACCCTGGACGCGCTGCCCGGCATTGGGCCCAAGCGCAAGAAGGCCTTGCTGCATCACTTCGGCTCGGCTAAGGCCGTGGCCGAGGCGGGGCTGCCCGATCTGGAAAGTGTCGAGGGAATCAGCCATGCCATGGCCAAAAAGATTCATGACTACTTCCATCCCGAGGGTTAG
- a CDS encoding SDR family oxidoreductase, producing MTESGPSPLLPRSALVTGAGRRIGREVALDLARQGFAVAVHYHHSAEEALAVVAEITQAGGRAVAVAADLACEEQVAALVAASEAAVGPLGLLVNNASVFERDDALGATRASWDLHMEVNLRAPFVLTQEFAKGLPDGAEGLVVNLLDQRVWSLTPHFTSYTLSKAALWAATQTLALALAPRIRVVGIGPGPALPSVRQTEAQFAAQVAQLPLARGTSPGEVCRTLRFLLATPSITGQMIALDGGQHLGWAWDANVPDE from the coding sequence ATGACCGAAAGCGGCCCTTCGCCTCTTTTGCCGCGATCGGCGCTGGTGACCGGGGCAGGGCGGCGGATCGGGCGGGAAGTGGCGCTGGATCTGGCCCGCCAGGGCTTTGCCGTGGCCGTGCATTACCACCATTCCGCCGAAGAGGCTCTGGCCGTGGTTGCCGAGATCACTCAGGCAGGCGGGCGTGCCGTGGCCGTGGCCGCCGATCTGGCCTGCGAGGAACAGGTGGCCGCCCTGGTCGCCGCCTCCGAGGCCGCCGTGGGGCCGCTGGGCCTGCTGGTCAACAATGCTTCGGTCTTTGAAAGGGATGACGCCCTGGGGGCGACGCGGGCCAGTTGGGACCTTCATATGGAGGTCAATCTCCGCGCCCCCTTCGTGCTGACCCAAGAATTCGCCAAAGGGCTGCCCGACGGTGCCGAGGGACTGGTGGTCAATCTGCTGGATCAGCGGGTCTGGAGCCTTACCCCCCATTTCACCAGCTACACCCTGTCCAAGGCCGCCCTGTGGGCCGCCACCCAGACTCTGGCCCTGGCCCTGGCGCCCCGCATCCGGGTGGTGGGGATCGGTCCCGGCCCGGCCCTGCCCAGTGTCCGCCAGACCGAGGCCCAGTTCGCCGCCCAGGTGGCGCAACTGCCCCTGGCGCGCGGCACCTCGCCCGGCGAAGTGTGCCGGACCCTTCGCTTCCTGCTGGCCACACCATCCATCACGGGGCAAATGATCGCATTGGATGGTGGTCAGCATCTGGGCTGGGCCTGGGACGCGAATGTGCCCGACGAGTGA
- a CDS encoding serine/threonine-protein kinase codes for MERIGKYVIHTAVVTTGYDRVFLCHDPDLQVPVAVKLFDPKPGDDSLLSPAQQLARFLTEARVLASFDHPYIIGVKTLEQLADGRPYFVMPYMAAHLPYEIGKDFASAADAEAAPERDRPRRMNGSRAMLVMRQLSSAVLAMHKRGLVHRFLKPSNVLLSAPQNGAVRLCDFSLIKLAEKNLPLPGFWMGDAAYTAPEQMENATAVDSRADVYSLGILAYRLLIGGLPDLSAPAVLPGGFPAPLVDLIAACTDHEPSRRPPHAGDVLGGLERVPAPSRPAAVKPTVQVVANKSRPQAMAAES; via the coding sequence ATGGAGCGAATCGGTAAATACGTCATTCATACGGCGGTGGTCACCACCGGCTATGATCGGGTCTTCCTGTGTCACGATCCGGACCTGCAGGTCCCGGTGGCGGTCAAGCTGTTCGATCCCAAGCCGGGTGACGACAGTCTGCTGAGCCCGGCGCAGCAACTGGCCCGTTTCCTCACCGAGGCGCGGGTGCTGGCCTCCTTCGACCACCCCTATATCATCGGCGTCAAGACGCTGGAGCAACTGGCCGACGGGCGGCCCTATTTCGTCATGCCCTATATGGCGGCCCATCTGCCCTATGAGATCGGCAAGGATTTCGCCAGCGCCGCCGATGCCGAGGCCGCGCCCGAGCGCGACCGGCCGCGCCGCATGAACGGCAGCCGCGCCATGCTGGTGATGCGCCAGTTGTCGTCGGCGGTTCTGGCCATGCATAAGCGCGGCCTGGTGCACCGCTTTCTCAAGCCCTCCAACGTTCTGTTGTCGGCGCCTCAGAACGGCGCCGTCCGGTTATGCGATTTCTCGCTGATCAAACTGGCGGAGAAGAATCTTCCCCTGCCCGGATTCTGGATGGGCGACGCCGCCTATACCGCACCCGAGCAGATGGAGAACGCCACCGCCGTCGATTCCCGCGCCGATGTCTATTCCTTAGGGATTCTGGCCTATCGCCTGCTGATCGGCGGCTTGCCCGATCTGTCGGCTCCGGCGGTGCTGCCCGGCGGCTTCCCCGCCCCGTTGGTCGATCTGATCGCGGCTTGCACCGATCACGAGCCGTCGCGCCGCCCGCCCCATGCGGGCGATGTGCTGGGGGGGCTGGAGCGCGTGCCTGCGCCGTCGCGTCCCGCCGCCGTCAAGCCTACGGTCCAGGTGGTCGCCAACAAGTCCCGCCCCCAAGCCATGGCCGCCGAGTCCTGA